A region from the Mesorhizobium sp. J8 genome encodes:
- a CDS encoding ABC transporter permease translates to MKAGRPNKEGKWAWRLTGFVTLLVYIFMFAPIAATVILSFNASMFGGFPMTGFSLQWYAKLMNNDAVLTAFRTSLWIALVTAIATTAIGVATAFALVRFDFRGKQALSTLVILPALVPETILGVGLLVLIKAIDQPRTMLLLVLGHILLAVPYVVLIAQARMVGIRRVYEEAALSLGASRFSSFREITLPLLIPAVVGGALLAFTISFDNTSASLFWRPAGVETMPTQILSMLKISISPEINALGTVMILVTVGIPLIGGVILQSLTKLKRRGEPKEEAR, encoded by the coding sequence ATGAAGGCTGGACGACCGAACAAGGAAGGCAAATGGGCCTGGCGGCTGACCGGTTTCGTCACGCTCTTAGTCTACATCTTCATGTTCGCGCCGATCGCGGCGACCGTCATCCTGTCGTTCAACGCCTCGATGTTCGGCGGCTTTCCGATGACCGGCTTTTCGCTGCAATGGTACGCCAAGCTTATGAACAATGACGCGGTGCTGACCGCCTTCCGCACCTCGCTGTGGATCGCGCTCGTCACGGCGATAGCCACCACGGCGATCGGCGTCGCCACGGCCTTCGCGCTGGTGCGCTTCGACTTCCGCGGCAAGCAGGCGCTGAGCACGCTGGTGATCCTGCCGGCGCTGGTGCCGGAAACCATCCTGGGCGTCGGCCTCTTGGTGCTGATCAAGGCGATCGACCAGCCGCGCACCATGCTGCTTCTCGTCCTCGGCCATATCCTGTTAGCCGTGCCTTATGTGGTGCTGATCGCGCAGGCGCGCATGGTGGGCATAAGGCGGGTCTATGAGGAGGCGGCGCTGTCGCTTGGCGCCTCGCGCTTTTCGTCCTTCCGCGAGATCACGCTGCCGCTGCTCATCCCGGCGGTCGTCGGCGGCGCGCTGCTCGCCTTCACCATCTCGTTCGACAACACCTCGGCCAGCCTGTTCTGGCGGCCGGCGGGTGTCGAGACCATGCCCACCCAGATCCTTTCCATGCTCAAGATTTCGATCAGCCCGGAGATCAACGCGCTCGGCACCGTGATGATCCTGGTGACCGTCGGCATCCCGTTGATCGGCGGCGTGATCCTGCAGAGCCTGACCAAGTTGAAGAGACGCGGCGAACCAAAGGAGGAAGCACGATGA
- a CDS encoding HlyD family type I secretion periplasmic adaptor subunit, which translates to MSTQSLALDGRPRTDFRRTAFAGYAAIALLAGGFGIWAASAPLAGAVITQGTIAATGGNILVQHREGGIIRQLLVHEGDHVREGQDLILLDRTAAEADLNRLTRQWIALKASAARLEAERDGLATLAPIAEPAPAPFQQEFRNLIREQQKEFDARLARFRSEQSILAQRVAMHRESVKGLNAQKAAIEQQAEVVKKELGIKTDLLDKGLTNRTEYSQLLRSEADLIGQAGALEADLASANTQIVEAEAQTERATTQRVEEALTKLDDVRTNLADVEERMRAAEAVLKRTTITAPAAGIVVSSTYNAQGSVVAPGEKIMEILPTSSGLVVDARLRPKDIDQVHVGQPAKLRLSALNTRLTPEVPATVSEISADRLIDQTTHEPYFRAKLKITEALPAGVKAEQLYPGTPVDAFISTGDRTFFEYLVRPMMDSFARAFRER; encoded by the coding sequence ATGTCCACCCAGAGCCTCGCCTTAGACGGCCGCCCGCGCACCGATTTCCGTCGCACCGCCTTCGCCGGCTACGCAGCGATCGCGCTGCTTGCCGGCGGCTTCGGCATTTGGGCAGCGAGCGCGCCGCTGGCAGGCGCGGTGATCACCCAAGGCACGATCGCGGCGACCGGCGGCAACATCCTCGTCCAGCACCGCGAAGGCGGCATCATCAGGCAATTGCTGGTGCATGAGGGCGACCATGTGCGCGAGGGCCAGGACCTTATCCTGCTCGACCGGACCGCCGCGGAGGCCGATCTCAACCGGCTGACGAGACAGTGGATCGCGCTCAAGGCAAGTGCTGCGCGGCTGGAGGCCGAGCGCGACGGCCTCGCGACGCTGGCACCGATCGCCGAGCCTGCGCCGGCGCCGTTCCAGCAGGAGTTCCGGAACCTCATCCGCGAACAGCAGAAGGAGTTCGACGCGAGGCTTGCGCGGTTCCGCTCGGAGCAGTCGATCCTGGCGCAGCGCGTCGCCATGCATCGCGAGTCGGTCAAAGGGCTGAATGCGCAGAAAGCGGCCATCGAGCAGCAGGCCGAGGTGGTGAAGAAGGAGCTCGGCATCAAGACCGACCTGCTCGACAAGGGCCTCACCAACCGGACCGAATATTCGCAGCTCTTGCGCTCGGAGGCCGACCTGATCGGCCAGGCCGGCGCGCTGGAGGCCGACCTTGCTTCCGCCAACACGCAGATCGTCGAGGCCGAGGCGCAGACCGAGCGCGCCACGACGCAGCGCGTCGAGGAAGCGCTGACCAAGCTCGACGACGTGCGCACCAACCTCGCCGACGTCGAGGAGCGGATGCGCGCGGCAGAAGCCGTGCTGAAGCGCACGACGATCACCGCGCCGGCGGCGGGCATCGTCGTGTCCTCGACCTACAACGCGCAAGGCAGCGTGGTCGCGCCCGGCGAAAAGATCATGGAGATCCTGCCCACGTCATCCGGCCTGGTGGTGGACGCCCGGCTGCGGCCGAAGGACATTGACCAGGTGCATGTCGGCCAGCCGGCAAAGCTCCGCCTGTCGGCGCTCAACACACGGCTCACGCCGGAAGTGCCTGCCACGGTGAGCGAGATTTCCGCCGATCGGCTGATCGATCAGACCACGCACGAACCCTATTTCCGCGCCAAGCTGAAGATCACGGAGGCCCTGCCCGCCGGCGTGAAGGCCGAGCAGCTTTATCCCGGAACCCCGGTCGATGCCTTCATCAGCACGGGCGACCGGACTTTCTTCGAGTATCTGGTACGCCCGATGATGGATTCCTTCGCGCGGGCGTTCAGGGAAAGGTAG
- a CDS encoding class I SAM-dependent methyltransferase, producing the protein MQVYQDKLNAFLGKMLDDIGAAMNASLVHLGDKLGLYKALADGGPMTPSELAGRTGTAERYIREWLAAQAASGYVTYDAASGRFSMAPEQATVFADDDSPVFMAALGDIVAATVLDCDKVEDAFRTGRGVGWNKRHPCLFCGTARFFRTSYLHHLVQEWLPALDGVVEKLERGAIVADVGCGHGVSTLLMAEAFPNSRFFGFDAHPGSIEAARKAADAAGVADRATFEIQSAKTFTGDGYDLVCFFDCLHDMGDPVGALKHVRKTIAPDGSLMIIEPFAGDRLEDNLNPVGRIYYAGSTMVCTPTSLDQEVGLALGAQAGEARLREVAKAGGFSQLRRATETPFNMILEARP; encoded by the coding sequence ATGCAAGTCTATCAGGACAAACTCAACGCCTTTCTCGGCAAGATGCTTGACGACATCGGCGCCGCGATGAACGCGTCGCTGGTGCATTTGGGCGACAAGCTCGGTCTCTACAAGGCGCTCGCCGACGGCGGGCCGATGACCCCGTCGGAACTCGCCGGACGGACGGGCACCGCCGAACGCTACATCCGCGAGTGGCTGGCAGCCCAGGCAGCGTCAGGATATGTCACATACGACGCCGCCTCCGGCAGGTTTTCGATGGCGCCGGAACAGGCAACCGTTTTCGCCGACGACGACAGCCCCGTCTTCATGGCCGCGCTCGGCGACATCGTCGCTGCTACGGTGCTCGACTGCGACAAGGTCGAAGACGCCTTCCGCACCGGCCGCGGCGTCGGCTGGAACAAGCGGCATCCTTGCCTGTTCTGCGGCACCGCGCGCTTCTTCCGTACCAGCTATCTGCATCACCTGGTGCAGGAATGGCTGCCGGCGCTCGACGGTGTCGTTGAGAAGCTCGAACGCGGAGCGATCGTTGCCGATGTCGGCTGCGGGCACGGCGTCTCGACATTGCTGATGGCGGAAGCCTTTCCCAACTCGCGCTTCTTCGGCTTCGATGCCCATCCCGGCTCGATCGAAGCAGCACGCAAGGCCGCCGACGCGGCCGGCGTCGCTGACCGTGCGACGTTCGAAATTCAAAGCGCCAAAACCTTCACCGGCGATGGCTACGACCTCGTCTGCTTCTTCGATTGCCTGCACGACATGGGCGATCCCGTGGGCGCCTTGAAGCATGTGCGCAAGACAATCGCGCCGGACGGCTCCCTGATGATCATCGAGCCGTTCGCCGGCGATCGACTGGAGGACAACCTCAACCCGGTCGGCCGCATTTACTACGCCGGCTCGACCATGGTCTGCACGCCGACGTCGCTCGACCAGGAGGTCGGCCTCGCGCTCGGTGCCCAGGCCGGCGAGGCAAGGCTGCGCGAGGTGGCGAAGGCCGGCGGCTTCAGCCAGTTGCGCCGCGCCACCGAGACGCCATTCAACATGATCCTCGAAGCGCGCCCCTGA
- a CDS encoding BTAD domain-containing putative transcriptional regulator translates to MAKIRLSTFGGLQVFSPEGRQIAVASRKAQALLVYLAMAGGRPQSRDKLAALLWEDRGEAQARASLRQELLVLRKALGLKGSELAGGSGEGIVLAPDCLDVDALQFEQLMAARTPQSDEQAAALYQGPFMEAFNPKAPAFESWLAAMRQHLNEMAVKALTALLKNRMASGSSAPALELALRLLPLDPLEENVHRALMQLYVRQGRIGAALRQFHVCREILQRELGVRPEPETEQIYQEIQQRRREQDRPGAANPAEAARSPHQEPQTPGPEAAIVPEPTGPASELRQLVVMFVEMGDLSVLADEDDPERERDLSARFADIVYKAVADHAGMVYRQLGSTTIAFFGLPVAHSNDAQRALQAGLEIVGAVPATEDRIPPARIGLASGRLLVTRLDRDGAGTFSVTGVAIHLAGALAGAADAGEVLLSDAVHQSVAHLVDRAERRSIVARGSEKPIGAWRPAGLSFEGVAKTAFVGRQVELAQFAGALKACLDTGRGLVVHVRGEAGIGKTRLVEEFQKLAVEQGFECHTGLVLDFGAKRNAIPALVQGLAIEPRIGVDSGLVDADLEIHLHRLMQHSLSEGQRALYDAMDNATRAKGLEQTLLQLVGRASARRPLVLIVEDVQWADAETLAQLDALAASASTGPVLVVTTARTEEEPSDPARQMRAGDGPRLTLDLAPLYRQEALAMAAKFLAPTDVFAINCVERAGGNPLFLEQLLRGGDRGPDRLPDTIHSVVLARLDMLPPGDRHALRVAAVLGQLFAPDALGHLLGNPGQDCRALIRRGFLKPVGNDLLFAHALVRDGAYLSLPRMERQALHRRAAQWFAERDPTMRAEHLERAEDQAAPQAFLDAATSENRAYRYGRALELVERGLRLAGDNETRSALLSCRGDILLNLGRTGEAGAAYNEALALADGERGRCRALLGAAAVKRIADDVDRALADVQAVEEISERSELDEEAARAHFLHGNLLFPRGDIDGCLEHHRSSLELARRAGLAEIEAASLGGIGDAQYMRGQMISAHRQYRSCVELAERNGFGRIAAANRSMVVATSLYIGDINSLLSEALAAIEASRKIVHKRAELIAHMNAYLAWSSLTEFDRALDSAEASLRLAREIQAPRFEAEALAFRGDVHRLAGRKGRGVADLEEALRVSRRTGMAYLGPWYLGLLAVATDDPGIRAAALEEGEAILASNAVSHNHLQFRRYAIDACLACENWAGASHHVDRLEAFTAAEPLPWANFFAARGRALVAYGLKQISPSLQTELRRMSAEGRRLGLIEATRPIDAAVEALA, encoded by the coding sequence ATGGCGAAGATCCGGCTCAGCACCTTCGGAGGTCTTCAGGTCTTCTCACCGGAAGGCCGGCAGATCGCGGTTGCCTCACGCAAGGCGCAAGCGCTGCTCGTCTACCTCGCCATGGCTGGAGGTCGCCCGCAGTCGCGCGACAAGCTGGCCGCATTGCTGTGGGAGGATCGTGGCGAGGCCCAGGCGCGGGCAAGCCTGCGCCAGGAACTTCTCGTGCTGCGCAAGGCCCTCGGATTGAAAGGGTCGGAATTGGCGGGGGGCTCGGGGGAGGGGATCGTTCTCGCCCCTGATTGTCTCGACGTCGACGCGCTCCAGTTCGAGCAACTGATGGCGGCCCGAACACCGCAATCCGACGAGCAGGCAGCGGCGCTCTACCAGGGGCCGTTCATGGAAGCCTTCAATCCGAAGGCTCCGGCTTTCGAAAGTTGGCTCGCGGCTATGCGTCAACATCTTAACGAAATGGCCGTCAAGGCGCTGACGGCTTTGTTGAAAAACCGGATGGCGTCCGGCTCGTCCGCGCCGGCGCTCGAACTGGCGCTGCGCCTGCTGCCGCTCGACCCGCTGGAGGAAAATGTCCATCGGGCATTGATGCAGCTTTATGTCCGGCAGGGCCGGATCGGCGCCGCCCTTCGGCAGTTTCACGTCTGTCGCGAGATACTGCAGCGCGAGCTCGGCGTGCGGCCCGAACCGGAAACCGAGCAGATCTATCAAGAGATTCAGCAAAGGCGGCGCGAGCAGGACCGGCCCGGCGCTGCCAACCCTGCTGAAGCGGCAAGGTCTCCACATCAGGAGCCTCAGACCCCCGGCCCAGAAGCTGCCATCGTGCCGGAGCCGACCGGACCGGCATCGGAATTGCGTCAGCTCGTCGTCATGTTTGTCGAGATGGGCGACCTGTCAGTTCTCGCCGACGAAGACGATCCTGAGCGAGAGCGGGACCTCTCCGCGCGCTTCGCAGACATCGTTTACAAGGCCGTCGCGGACCACGCGGGGATGGTCTACAGGCAGCTCGGCAGCACCACTATTGCCTTCTTCGGCTTGCCGGTTGCCCACAGCAACGATGCGCAACGCGCATTGCAGGCTGGCCTCGAGATCGTGGGGGCGGTTCCGGCGACGGAAGACCGCATTCCTCCGGCCCGGATTGGATTGGCGAGCGGCCGGTTGCTGGTCACGAGACTCGATCGAGATGGCGCCGGCACGTTTAGCGTAACCGGCGTTGCCATCCATCTGGCCGGCGCACTCGCCGGAGCGGCGGATGCTGGGGAGGTACTGCTCTCGGACGCCGTGCACCAGTCGGTAGCGCACCTCGTAGACCGCGCCGAACGCCGCTCAATCGTCGCCCGGGGCTCGGAAAAGCCGATCGGGGCTTGGCGGCCGGCTGGCCTCTCATTCGAGGGTGTCGCCAAAACCGCCTTCGTCGGCCGGCAGGTCGAACTGGCGCAGTTTGCCGGCGCCCTGAAGGCGTGCCTCGATACCGGGCGGGGGCTCGTCGTGCATGTCCGCGGCGAAGCCGGAATCGGCAAGACCCGGCTGGTTGAGGAGTTTCAGAAGCTTGCCGTCGAGCAGGGATTCGAATGTCACACCGGCCTCGTTCTCGACTTCGGCGCCAAGCGCAATGCAATCCCGGCTCTCGTCCAAGGTCTCGCGATCGAGCCGCGCATCGGCGTTGACAGCGGCCTCGTCGACGCCGATCTGGAAATCCACCTTCACCGGTTGATGCAGCATTCCTTGTCCGAGGGCCAGCGGGCGCTCTATGACGCGATGGATAATGCGACGCGCGCCAAGGGGCTGGAACAGACGCTGTTGCAACTGGTCGGGCGCGCAAGCGCTCGCCGGCCGCTCGTCCTGATCGTCGAGGACGTGCAGTGGGCGGACGCCGAGACATTGGCGCAACTGGATGCGCTTGCCGCCTCGGCAAGCACGGGACCAGTACTCGTCGTCACGACTGCCCGAACTGAAGAAGAACCTTCCGACCCGGCCCGGCAAATGCGGGCCGGCGATGGGCCGAGGCTTACGTTGGATCTCGCACCGCTTTACCGTCAGGAGGCCTTGGCCATGGCGGCCAAGTTCCTTGCGCCGACCGATGTCTTCGCAATCAATTGCGTCGAGCGCGCTGGAGGGAATCCTCTCTTTCTCGAACAACTGCTTCGCGGCGGCGACCGGGGGCCGGACCGGTTGCCCGACACCATCCACAGCGTCGTGCTTGCCCGGCTGGACATGCTGCCGCCCGGCGACCGTCACGCGCTGCGCGTTGCCGCTGTGCTCGGCCAGCTTTTTGCGCCCGATGCCCTCGGCCATTTGCTGGGAAATCCCGGGCAGGACTGCAGGGCCCTGATCCGGCGCGGATTTCTGAAGCCCGTCGGCAACGACCTTCTGTTCGCGCATGCGCTCGTGCGCGATGGCGCATATCTGTCTTTACCGCGGATGGAACGCCAAGCGCTGCACCGCCGCGCCGCGCAGTGGTTTGCCGAGCGCGATCCGACCATGCGCGCCGAGCATCTGGAACGGGCCGAAGACCAGGCCGCACCCCAGGCTTTCCTCGACGCTGCCACCAGCGAGAACCGCGCTTACCGCTATGGGCGAGCATTGGAACTGGTGGAGCGCGGCCTGCGGCTTGCGGGGGATAACGAAACCCGGTCCGCGCTCCTCTCATGTCGCGGCGACATTTTGCTAAACCTCGGTCGCACCGGCGAAGCCGGCGCCGCATACAACGAGGCGCTGGCCCTGGCGGACGGCGAGCGCGGACGCTGCCGGGCGCTGCTCGGTGCCGCAGCGGTCAAGCGCATAGCCGACGATGTTGACCGGGCCTTGGCGGACGTACAGGCCGTGGAAGAGATTTCCGAACGCTCCGAGCTGGACGAGGAAGCCGCCCGCGCCCACTTCCTCCATGGCAATCTGCTATTTCCCCGCGGGGACATCGACGGCTGCCTGGAGCACCATCGGTCAAGCCTCGAACTCGCGCGACGGGCAGGGCTTGCCGAGATCGAGGCTGCATCGTTGGGTGGCATCGGCGACGCCCAATATATGCGCGGCCAGATGATCAGCGCGCATCGGCAGTATCGGTCATGCGTGGAACTCGCCGAACGCAATGGCTTCGGCCGGATCGCGGCAGCGAACCGCTCGATGGTCGTGGCGACCAGCCTCTACATCGGCGACATCAATAGCCTGCTCAGTGAGGCGCTGGCGGCGATCGAAGCGTCGAGGAAGATCGTCCACAAACGCGCCGAACTGATCGCGCATATGAACGCCTACCTCGCCTGGTCGTCATTGACGGAGTTCGACAGGGCGTTGGATAGCGCCGAAGCGTCCCTCCGCCTGGCCCGCGAGATCCAGGCGCCGCGGTTCGAGGCGGAGGCTCTGGCGTTTCGTGGCGACGTGCATCGGTTGGCCGGCCGAAAGGGGCGGGGCGTCGCCGACCTGGAAGAAGCGTTGCGCGTCAGCCGCCGCACCGGGATGGCGTATCTCGGCCCTTGGTATCTCGGCCTTCTAGCCGTGGCCACTGATGATCCCGGGATACGCGCCGCTGCCCTGGAAGAGGGAGAGGCGATCCTGGCTTCAAATGCGGTGAGCCACAATCATCTGCAGTTTCGCCGTTACGCGATCGACGCTTGCCTCGCCTGCGAGAACTGGGCGGGAGCCAGCCATCACGTGGATCGTCTCGAGGCGTTCACCGCAGCCGAACCCTTGCCCTGGGCAAATTTTTTTGCGGCACGCGGCCGTGCGCTGGTAGCATACGGCTTAAAGCAAATTTCTCCTTCCTTGCAAACGGAGCTTCGAAGAATGTCCGCAGAGGGACGGCGGCTCGGCCTTATCGAAGCTACCCGACCGATAGATGCCGCTGTCGAAGCGCTGGCTTAA
- a CDS encoding type I secretion system permease/ATPase: protein MSQESAPDAIRQAGLRPMFPRAVTDVGLFSLLINLLLLVIPLYLLQVYDRVLPSSSVETLVYLSVMAVAALGFLGFLDAIRAVYTQRVAAMVNDRLGTRAFAASLGSRDASSPLADLASVCAFIRSRGVSVLFDLPFAPVFLALLYLIHPLLFWVTFGGAALLVVLVFANQLAIGRNDALSAERSALASRVEQAFARNADTLRAMGMVENAARAWGRHVAEALVLHDRSAGANAVFSGASRALRMMLQLAILGTGAWLVLKGEMTAGMIFASSLVSSRALQPLDQLIGSWRQLVEARRAWTRLRGALAAQPAQAIKLILPEPTGAISAQDLFFIAPNATFGAEPILKRLSFAIAAGEAVAIVGPSGAGKSTLARLLVGAAQPSGGSVRIDGAELRTWDGNQLGRHIGYLAQEVELFPGSIAENIARFDAKADDAAIVEAAKRAEAHELILSLRDGYQTAIAGTLSGGERQRIGLARAFYGNPRILVLDEPSTHLDGAGETALEAVLAAARAAGVTTIVITHRPAIAAACDRVMVLRGGVIEAFGPSAEVLRQPGKAAQRSTVVTGSFAPTIRAAPTVGYGS, encoded by the coding sequence ATGTCACAGGAGAGCGCTCCGGATGCGATCAGGCAGGCCGGCCTGCGGCCGATGTTCCCGCGCGCCGTAACCGATGTCGGCCTGTTCTCGCTGCTTATCAACCTTCTGCTGCTGGTGATCCCGCTCTACCTGCTCCAGGTCTATGATCGGGTGCTGCCCTCCTCCAGCGTCGAGACGCTCGTCTACCTGTCGGTCATGGCGGTCGCGGCGCTTGGTTTCCTAGGCTTCCTCGATGCCATCCGCGCCGTCTACACGCAGCGCGTCGCAGCAATGGTCAATGACAGGCTGGGCACCAGAGCGTTCGCGGCTTCGCTCGGCTCCCGGGATGCTTCGTCGCCGCTCGCCGACCTTGCCTCGGTCTGCGCCTTCATCCGCTCGCGCGGCGTTTCGGTGCTGTTCGACCTGCCCTTCGCGCCGGTCTTCCTCGCCTTGCTCTACCTGATCCACCCGCTGTTGTTCTGGGTCACGTTCGGCGGCGCGGCGCTGCTCGTCGTGCTGGTCTTCGCCAACCAGCTTGCCATCGGCAGGAACGATGCGCTCTCGGCGGAGCGCTCGGCTTTGGCCAGCCGGGTCGAGCAGGCCTTTGCCCGCAACGCCGACACGCTGCGCGCCATGGGCATGGTGGAAAATGCCGCGCGCGCATGGGGACGGCACGTGGCCGAGGCGCTTGTCCTGCATGACCGCTCGGCCGGCGCCAACGCCGTCTTCAGCGGCGCTTCCAGGGCGCTGCGCATGATGTTGCAGCTGGCGATCCTCGGCACCGGCGCCTGGCTGGTGCTCAAAGGCGAGATGACGGCCGGCATGATCTTCGCTTCCTCGCTGGTGTCGTCGCGCGCGCTGCAGCCGCTCGACCAGTTGATCGGTTCCTGGCGGCAGCTCGTCGAAGCCAGGCGCGCATGGACGCGCCTCAGAGGAGCCTTGGCGGCGCAGCCGGCTCAGGCGATCAAGCTCATCCTGCCCGAACCGACCGGCGCGATCTCCGCGCAGGATCTTTTCTTCATCGCCCCGAATGCCACGTTCGGCGCCGAGCCGATCCTGAAGCGGTTGAGCTTCGCGATAGCCGCGGGCGAAGCGGTGGCGATCGTCGGCCCGAGCGGCGCAGGCAAATCGACACTGGCGCGGCTGCTCGTTGGCGCAGCCCAGCCAAGCGGCGGCTCGGTCAGGATCGACGGCGCCGAGCTCAGGACCTGGGACGGAAACCAACTCGGCCGGCATATCGGCTATCTGGCGCAGGAGGTGGAGCTTTTCCCCGGTTCGATCGCCGAGAACATCGCGCGCTTCGACGCAAAGGCCGACGACGCGGCGATCGTGGAAGCGGCGAAACGCGCGGAGGCGCATGAGTTGATCCTTTCGCTGCGCGACGGCTACCAGACGGCGATCGCCGGCACGCTGTCGGGCGGCGAGCGGCAGCGGATCGGGCTCGCGCGCGCCTTTTACGGCAATCCGCGCATCCTGGTTCTGGACGAGCCCAGCACGCATCTCGACGGGGCCGGTGAGACAGCGCTGGAAGCGGTGCTCGCGGCGGCCCGCGCCGCGGGGGTCACCACAATCGTGATCACGCATCGCCCCGCAATCGCAGCAGCATGCGACCGTGTGATGGTCTTGCGCGGCGGCGTGATCGAGGCGTTCGGGCCGAGCGCAGAGGTGCTGCGGCAGCCGGGTAAAGCCGCGCAGCGGAGCACGGTGGTGACCGGATCGTTCGCGCCGACCATCCGCGCCGCGCCAACTGTCGGTTACGGTTCGTAG
- a CDS encoding nuclear transport factor 2 family protein encodes MTRLMQMLIAATVLVATAGVPAVAMAGDAASEAPVRQYLKAWDARDVEAMLKTFTDDAVVILPAQAPISGMQNLRGLLTAFVKSFSAPGATFTPGQFTANGSVAYFLWQGDTPSGRYPFGADTFVVRDGHIAYLTLAFIAEPKPAKN; translated from the coding sequence ATGACCAGATTGATGCAAATGCTTATCGCCGCCACCGTGCTTGTCGCAACGGCTGGTGTGCCAGCGGTCGCAATGGCCGGTGACGCCGCCAGCGAAGCGCCGGTCAGGCAGTATCTGAAGGCCTGGGACGCCCGCGACGTCGAGGCGATGCTAAAGACATTCACCGACGACGCCGTCGTGATACTGCCCGCCCAGGCGCCGATCAGCGGGATGCAAAACCTGCGTGGACTGCTGACAGCATTCGTGAAGAGCTTCTCGGCGCCGGGCGCGACGTTTACGCCCGGCCAATTCACAGCAAACGGCTCCGTGGCCTATTTCCTCTGGCAGGGCGACACGCCATCCGGCCGCTATCCCTTCGGCGCCGACACCTTCGTGGTCCGCGACGGCCACATCGCCTACCTGACGCTCGCTTTCATCGCCGAACCGAAGCCGGCCAAGAACTGA
- a CDS encoding ABC transporter permease: MKNRWTLYDPRLAWMLVAPVLLLLIFFLVLPIAVMAAYTFFTFVTAGVESSALTTANWQEFFTDSYYSGFLLKTLRVGAITALLCGVLGYFPAYFIWATSFRHKWLLLLLLIVPFWISFTIRTFSWINILGEQGVINVALLKMGIISEPLPMLYNEGAVILGLLHFLLPYMILNVYVSLEGIDRTLISAARSMGCTSAQAFREVTLPLSLPGLAAGLLLCFVLAAGSYVTPQLLGSGRDALFGNLIYDTIMGELNWPMGATLSIVLFLVLGFFAAIYTRYMGMSQIVKGLGG; the protein is encoded by the coding sequence ATGAAGAATCGCTGGACCTTGTACGATCCACGCCTGGCCTGGATGCTGGTTGCACCGGTGCTTCTGCTGCTGATCTTCTTCCTGGTGCTGCCGATCGCGGTGATGGCGGCCTACACGTTCTTCACCTTCGTCACCGCCGGCGTCGAAAGCAGCGCGCTGACCACCGCCAACTGGCAGGAATTCTTCACCGACAGCTATTATTCCGGCTTCCTTCTGAAGACGCTGAGGGTCGGTGCGATCACCGCGCTGCTGTGCGGGGTGCTCGGCTATTTCCCGGCCTATTTCATCTGGGCGACGAGCTTCAGGCATAAGTGGCTGCTCTTGCTCCTGCTCATCGTGCCGTTCTGGATCAGCTTCACCATCCGCACCTTTTCCTGGATCAACATCCTGGGCGAACAGGGCGTCATCAACGTGGCGCTGCTCAAGATGGGCATCATCAGCGAGCCGCTGCCGATGCTCTACAACGAGGGCGCGGTGATCCTGGGGCTGCTGCACTTCCTCCTGCCCTACATGATCCTCAACGTCTATGTGAGCCTCGAGGGCATCGACCGCACGCTGATCTCCGCGGCCCGCTCGATGGGCTGCACCAGCGCGCAGGCATTCCGCGAGGTGACCTTGCCTCTCTCCCTGCCGGGGCTGGCGGCGGGGCTGCTGCTCTGCTTCGTGCTGGCGGCCGGCAGCTATGTGACGCCGCAGCTCCTCGGCTCCGGCCGCGACGCTCTGTTCGGCAACCTGATCTACGATACGATCATGGGCGAATTGAACTGGCCGATGGGCGCCACGCTGTCCATCGTGCTGTTCCTAGTGCTCGGCTTCTTCGCCGCCATCTACACCCGTTACATGGGCATGTCGCAGATCGTGAAGGGCCTTGGTGGATGA